The following are from one region of the Salvia hispanica cultivar TCC Black 2014 chromosome 1, UniMelb_Shisp_WGS_1.0, whole genome shotgun sequence genome:
- the LOC125202397 gene encoding LRR receptor-like serine/threonine-protein kinase GSO1 isoform X3, translating into MKTTYLFLAYISLLTLCLCPTRAATSEAEGLMRWKSSLSSSASLESWSVNNISNHCRWIGIRCNDEGYVSGIDLPGAGLAGTLDQFHFTALLNLTTFNLSGNYLNGSIPGALGNLTSLTLLDLSANLFSGAIPPEIGRLTELRYLSFFNNLMVGEIPYQIGNLRKVRFLDLGSNTFETHDWSRFPTFPFLTHLNLGWNELNSEFPHFITTCLNLTFLDLSLNYFTGQIPESLFTNLFKLENLDLTRNGFQGPLSPNITNLSKLKDLRLGDSFFSGNILDSVSLIPSLQILELYNNSFIGEIPPSIGLLTNLQFLDLEMNRFNSSIPRELGLCNKLTYLDLSHNSLSGPLPISLSNLGNLSELSLSNNSLTGEILPHFVKSWRKLISVIIQDNEFSGELPSEIGLLTNLKYLILYNNSFSGSIPPKIGNLQNLWWLDLSTNNFSGLIPSTIGNLSKLDILDLSSNKLNGPIPSIIGNLSNMEFLRLSSNKLNGQIPRSNQFSTFENDSYIGNLGLCGLPLTRKCKEDDGPTVNPAGKKGNNLSFLEEVGISMAFGFIFGFWGVIGSFVLKKSWRFAFFNFFDAVGDWLYVRSLVLVSKWRRT; encoded by the exons ATGAAAACAACATACCTTTTTCTTGCATATATTTCTCTCCTAACACTTTGTTTGTGTCCTACAAGAGCAGCCACAAGTGAAGCAGAGGGTTTGATGAGATGGAAATCCAGCCTATCATCTTCTGCTTCTCTCGAGTCGTGGTCCGTCAACAACATCAGCAACCACTGCAGATGGATTGGCATTCGCTGCAACGACGAGGGATATGTCTCTGGGATTGATCTCCCCGGTGCAGGCCTTGCAGGAACATTGGACCAGTTCCATTTCACTGCATTGCTGAATCTCACCACTTTCAACCTCAGTGGAAATTATCTCAATGGCTCCATACCAGGTGCTCTTGGCAACCTCACAAGCCTCACTCTCTTGGACCTCTCCGCCAATCTGTTTTCCGGTGCCATTCCACCAGAGATCGGCCGCTTGACAGAGCTTCGATACCTGAGCTTCTTCAATAACCTCATGGTTGGAGAAATCCCATATCAGATTGGCAATCTGAGGAAGGTGCGCTTCTTGGATTTGGGCTCCAATACCTTTGAAACTCATGACTGGTCTCGATTTCCAACTTTCCCTTTCCTAACTCACCTTAATCTTGGTTGGAATGAACTCAACTCGGAATTCCCACACTTCATAACCACATGTCTCAACCTTacttttcttgatttgtcTCTAAACTACTTCACGGGCCAAATTCCTGAATCATTGTTCACCAATTTGTTCAAACTTGAAAATCTTGACCTCACCAGAAATGGTTTTCAAGGTCCCCTGTCACCAAATATCACTAATCTCTCCAAGTTGAAGGATCTTCGCCTCGGCGACAGCTTCTTCTCTGGCAACATTCTTGATTCAGTAAGCCTTATTCCAAGCCTACAAATTCTGGAGCTGTACAATAATTCGTTTATAGGAGAAATCCCTCCTTCTATAGGCCTACTCACGAATCTCCAATTTCTAGACCTTGAAATGAACAGATTCAATTCCTCCATTCCCCGAGAGCTCGGCCTGTGTAACAAGCTGACCTACTTAGATTTATCCCATAATTCACTCTCAGGGCCATTGCCGATATCCTTGTCGAATCTGGGCAATTTATCTGAGTTGAGCCTATCTAATAATAGCCTAACTGGTGAAATATTGCCCCATTTCGTCAAGAGTTGGAGAAAACTAATCTCAGTAATAATTCAAGATAATGAATTCAGTGGGGAGCTTCCATCAGAAATAGGCTTGCTCACAAACCTCAAGTATCTGATTCTCTATAATAACTCGTTTTCAGGCAGCATCCCACCAAAGATAGGAAACCTACAAAATTTGTGGTGGCTGGACCTTTCAACCAATAACTTTTCAG gtctaattccatctactATCGGAAATCTTTCAAAGCTGGATATCTTAGATCTCtcttccaacaaattaaatg GTCCAATACCATCCATTATTGGAAATCTTTCAAATATGGAGTTCTTACGGCTCtcttccaacaaattaaatg GGCAAATACCGCGATCTAACCAGTTCTCCACATTTGAGAATGATTCATATATTGGAAACTTGGGATTGTGTGGACTTCCGTTGACAAGAAAATGCAAAGAGGATGATGGACCAACGGTAAACCCCGCAGGTAAGAAAGGCAACAACCTATCCTTTTTGGAAGAAGTTGGCATATCAATGGCCTTTGGTTTTATTTTCGGTTTCTGGGGAGTTATTGGTTCTTTCGTACTAAAGAAATCATGGAGATTTGCATTCTTCAACTTCTTTGATGCTGTTGGAGATTGGCTCTATGTTAGGAGTCTTGTGCTTGTATCTAAATGGAGACGGACCTAA
- the LOC125202397 gene encoding LRR receptor-like serine/threonine-protein kinase GSO1 isoform X2 — protein MKTTYLFLAYISLLTLCLCPTRAATSEAEGLMRWKSSLSSSASLESWSVNNISNHCRWIGIRCNDEGYVSGIDLPGAGLAGTLDQFHFTALLNLTTFNLSGNYLNGSIPGALGNLTSLTLLDLSANLFSGAIPPEIGRLTELRYLSFFNNLMVGEIPYQIGNLRKVRFLDLGSNTFETHDWSRFPTFPFLTHLNLGWNELNSEFPHFITTCLNLTFLDLSLNYFTGQIPESLFTNLFKLENLDLTRNGFQGPLSPNITNLSKLKDLRLGDSFFSGNILDSVSLIPSLQILELYNNSFIGEIPPSIGLLTNLQFLDLEMNRFNSSIPRELGLCNKLTYLDLSHNSLSGPLPISLSNLGNLSELSLSNNSLTGEILPHFVKSWRKLISVIIQDNEFSGELPSEIGLLTNLKYLILYNNSFSGSIPPKIGNLQNLWWLDLSTNNFSGLIPSTIGNLSKLDILDLSSNKLNGPIPSIIGNLSNMEFLRLSSNKLNGSLPERYFKNFRAMIEEKQRDGTVSSYDKKEDDQYQGFMEMIVTLKGQDQLLNRLLETFTTIDLSSNSFFGTIPPSIGNLKILKYLNLSHNSLTGNIPSSLGNMSQLESLDLSTNKLDGKISGELTRLTFLAKLNLSMNNLVGQIPRSNQFSTFENDSYIGNLGLCGLPLTRKCKEDDGPTVNPAGKKGNNLSFLEEVGISMAFGFIFGFWGVIGSFVLKKSWRFAFFNFFDAVGDWLYVRSLVLVSKWRRT, from the exons ATGAAAACAACATACCTTTTTCTTGCATATATTTCTCTCCTAACACTTTGTTTGTGTCCTACAAGAGCAGCCACAAGTGAAGCAGAGGGTTTGATGAGATGGAAATCCAGCCTATCATCTTCTGCTTCTCTCGAGTCGTGGTCCGTCAACAACATCAGCAACCACTGCAGATGGATTGGCATTCGCTGCAACGACGAGGGATATGTCTCTGGGATTGATCTCCCCGGTGCAGGCCTTGCAGGAACATTGGACCAGTTCCATTTCACTGCATTGCTGAATCTCACCACTTTCAACCTCAGTGGAAATTATCTCAATGGCTCCATACCAGGTGCTCTTGGCAACCTCACAAGCCTCACTCTCTTGGACCTCTCCGCCAATCTGTTTTCCGGTGCCATTCCACCAGAGATCGGCCGCTTGACAGAGCTTCGATACCTGAGCTTCTTCAATAACCTCATGGTTGGAGAAATCCCATATCAGATTGGCAATCTGAGGAAGGTGCGCTTCTTGGATTTGGGCTCCAATACCTTTGAAACTCATGACTGGTCTCGATTTCCAACTTTCCCTTTCCTAACTCACCTTAATCTTGGTTGGAATGAACTCAACTCGGAATTCCCACACTTCATAACCACATGTCTCAACCTTacttttcttgatttgtcTCTAAACTACTTCACGGGCCAAATTCCTGAATCATTGTTCACCAATTTGTTCAAACTTGAAAATCTTGACCTCACCAGAAATGGTTTTCAAGGTCCCCTGTCACCAAATATCACTAATCTCTCCAAGTTGAAGGATCTTCGCCTCGGCGACAGCTTCTTCTCTGGCAACATTCTTGATTCAGTAAGCCTTATTCCAAGCCTACAAATTCTGGAGCTGTACAATAATTCGTTTATAGGAGAAATCCCTCCTTCTATAGGCCTACTCACGAATCTCCAATTTCTAGACCTTGAAATGAACAGATTCAATTCCTCCATTCCCCGAGAGCTCGGCCTGTGTAACAAGCTGACCTACTTAGATTTATCCCATAATTCACTCTCAGGGCCATTGCCGATATCCTTGTCGAATCTGGGCAATTTATCTGAGTTGAGCCTATCTAATAATAGCCTAACTGGTGAAATATTGCCCCATTTCGTCAAGAGTTGGAGAAAACTAATCTCAGTAATAATTCAAGATAATGAATTCAGTGGGGAGCTTCCATCAGAAATAGGCTTGCTCACAAACCTCAAGTATCTGATTCTCTATAATAACTCGTTTTCAGGCAGCATCCCACCAAAGATAGGAAACCTACAAAATTTGTGGTGGCTGGACCTTTCAACCAATAACTTTTCAG gtctaattccatctactATCGGAAATCTTTCAAAGCTGGATATCTTAGATCTCtcttccaacaaattaaatg GTCCAATACCATCCATTATTGGAAATCTTTCAAATATGGAGTTCTTACGGCTCtcttccaacaaattaaatg GCTCTCTCCCTGAGAGATATTTCAAGAATTTCAGAGCAATGATAGAGGAAAAGCAAAGAGATGGCACAGTGAGTTCTTACGACAAAAAAGAAGATGACCAGTATCAAGGTTTTATGGAGATGATAGTCACCTTGAAAGGTCAGGATCAGTTGTTGAATAGACTGCTGGAAACCTTCACAACAATTGATTTATCCTCCAATAGTTTCTTTGGGACTATTCCACCTTCCATAGGGAATCTTAAGattctcaaatatttgaaCCTATCCCACAATAGCCTCACAGGAAATATACCTTCATCTCTTGGAAACATGAGCCAACTCGAATCGCTGGATTTGTCAACAAACAAACTGGATGGAAAAATTTCAGGTGAATTGACTAGGTTGACATTTCTTGCGAAATTAAACCTTTCAATGAACAATCTTGTAGGGCAAATACCGCGATCTAACCAGTTCTCCACATTTGAGAATGATTCATATATTGGAAACTTGGGATTGTGTGGACTTCCGTTGACAAGAAAATGCAAAGAGGATGATGGACCAACGGTAAACCCCGCAGGTAAGAAAGGCAACAACCTATCCTTTTTGGAAGAAGTTGGCATATCAATGGCCTTTGGTTTTATTTTCGGTTTCTGGGGAGTTATTGGTTCTTTCGTACTAAAGAAATCATGGAGATTTGCATTCTTCAACTTCTTTGATGCTGTTGGAGATTGGCTCTATGTTAGGAGTCTTGTGCTTGTATCTAAATGGAGACGGACCTAA
- the LOC125202397 gene encoding receptor-like protein 52 isoform X1 — translation MKTTYLFLAYISLLTLCLCPTRAATSEAEGLMRWKSSLSSSASLESWSVNNISNHCRWIGIRCNDEGYVSGIDLPGAGLAGTLDQFHFTALLNLTTFNLSGNYLNGSIPGALGNLTSLTLLDLSANLFSGAIPPEIGRLTELRYLSFFNNLMVGEIPYQIGNLRKVRFLDLGSNTFETHDWSRFPTFPFLTHLNLGWNELNSEFPHFITTCLNLTFLDLSLNYFTGQIPESLFTNLFKLENLDLTRNGFQGPLSPNITNLSKLKDLRLGDSFFSGNILDSVSLIPSLQILELYNNSFIGEIPPSIGLLTNLQFLDLEMNRFNSSIPRELGLCNKLTYLDLSHNSLSGPLPISLSNLGNLSELSLSNNSLTGEILPHFVKSWRKLISVIIQDNEFSGELPSEIGLLTNLKYLILYNNSFSGSIPPKIGNLQNLWWLDLSTNNFSGLIPSTIGNLSKLDILDLSSNKLNGPIPSIIGNLSNMEFLRLSSNKLNGELPSSLCKLLHIQSLLLSNNTLEGRLSHCFGNFSKSLTIFHLNMNHLSGLIPSIFSKNCSLISINLGNNKFHGRLPKSLVNCRSLRGLDIGNNRIKEEFPFWMERLPKLKVLVLKSNKFDGNLSLPSPTKLPFPMLQVLDISHNAFVGSLPERYFKNFRAMIEEKQRDGTVSSYDKKEDDQYQGFMEMIVTLKGQDQLLNRLLETFTTIDLSSNSFFGTIPPSIGNLKILKYLNLSHNSLTGNIPSSLGNMSQLESLDLSTNKLDGKISGELTRLTFLAKLNLSMNNLVGQIPRSNQFSTFENDSYIGNLGLCGLPLTRKCKEDDGPTVNPAGKKGNNLSFLEEVGISMAFGFIFGFWGVIGSFVLKKSWRFAFFNFFDAVGDWLYVRSLVLVSKWRRT, via the exons ATGAAAACAACATACCTTTTTCTTGCATATATTTCTCTCCTAACACTTTGTTTGTGTCCTACAAGAGCAGCCACAAGTGAAGCAGAGGGTTTGATGAGATGGAAATCCAGCCTATCATCTTCTGCTTCTCTCGAGTCGTGGTCCGTCAACAACATCAGCAACCACTGCAGATGGATTGGCATTCGCTGCAACGACGAGGGATATGTCTCTGGGATTGATCTCCCCGGTGCAGGCCTTGCAGGAACATTGGACCAGTTCCATTTCACTGCATTGCTGAATCTCACCACTTTCAACCTCAGTGGAAATTATCTCAATGGCTCCATACCAGGTGCTCTTGGCAACCTCACAAGCCTCACTCTCTTGGACCTCTCCGCCAATCTGTTTTCCGGTGCCATTCCACCAGAGATCGGCCGCTTGACAGAGCTTCGATACCTGAGCTTCTTCAATAACCTCATGGTTGGAGAAATCCCATATCAGATTGGCAATCTGAGGAAGGTGCGCTTCTTGGATTTGGGCTCCAATACCTTTGAAACTCATGACTGGTCTCGATTTCCAACTTTCCCTTTCCTAACTCACCTTAATCTTGGTTGGAATGAACTCAACTCGGAATTCCCACACTTCATAACCACATGTCTCAACCTTacttttcttgatttgtcTCTAAACTACTTCACGGGCCAAATTCCTGAATCATTGTTCACCAATTTGTTCAAACTTGAAAATCTTGACCTCACCAGAAATGGTTTTCAAGGTCCCCTGTCACCAAATATCACTAATCTCTCCAAGTTGAAGGATCTTCGCCTCGGCGACAGCTTCTTCTCTGGCAACATTCTTGATTCAGTAAGCCTTATTCCAAGCCTACAAATTCTGGAGCTGTACAATAATTCGTTTATAGGAGAAATCCCTCCTTCTATAGGCCTACTCACGAATCTCCAATTTCTAGACCTTGAAATGAACAGATTCAATTCCTCCATTCCCCGAGAGCTCGGCCTGTGTAACAAGCTGACCTACTTAGATTTATCCCATAATTCACTCTCAGGGCCATTGCCGATATCCTTGTCGAATCTGGGCAATTTATCTGAGTTGAGCCTATCTAATAATAGCCTAACTGGTGAAATATTGCCCCATTTCGTCAAGAGTTGGAGAAAACTAATCTCAGTAATAATTCAAGATAATGAATTCAGTGGGGAGCTTCCATCAGAAATAGGCTTGCTCACAAACCTCAAGTATCTGATTCTCTATAATAACTCGTTTTCAGGCAGCATCCCACCAAAGATAGGAAACCTACAAAATTTGTGGTGGCTGGACCTTTCAACCAATAACTTTTCAG gtctaattccatctactATCGGAAATCTTTCAAAGCTGGATATCTTAGATCTCtcttccaacaaattaaatg GTCCAATACCATCCATTATTGGAAATCTTTCAAATATGGAGTTCTTACGGCTCtcttccaacaaattaaatggtgaGCTCCCATCCTCACTTTGCAAGTTGTTACATATTCAGTCTCTTCTTCTCTCGAATAATACTTTGGAAGGAAGACTATCACATTGCTTTGGAAACTTCAGCAAATCATTGACCATCTTTCACCTAAACATGAATCATCTTAGTGGCCTCATTCCATCTATCTTTTCTAAGAATTGTAGTCTTATTTCCATCAATTTGGGTAATAACAAATTCCACGGACGATTACCTAAATCCTTAGTCAATTGCCGAAGTCTAAGGGGTCTCGACATTggaaataatagaataaaagaagaatttccCTTTTGGATGGAACGCCTTCCCAAGCTTAAAGTGCTAGTGCTGAAGTCTAACAAGTTTGATGGCAACTTATCACTTCCTTCGCCAACGAAACTTCCATTTCCTATGTTACAAGTTCTAGATATATCTCATAATGCATTTGTAGGCTCTCTCCCTGAGAGATATTTCAAGAATTTCAGAGCAATGATAGAGGAAAAGCAAAGAGATGGCACAGTGAGTTCTTACGACAAAAAAGAAGATGACCAGTATCAAGGTTTTATGGAGATGATAGTCACCTTGAAAGGTCAGGATCAGTTGTTGAATAGACTGCTGGAAACCTTCACAACAATTGATTTATCCTCCAATAGTTTCTTTGGGACTATTCCACCTTCCATAGGGAATCTTAAGattctcaaatatttgaaCCTATCCCACAATAGCCTCACAGGAAATATACCTTCATCTCTTGGAAACATGAGCCAACTCGAATCGCTGGATTTGTCAACAAACAAACTGGATGGAAAAATTTCAGGTGAATTGACTAGGTTGACATTTCTTGCGAAATTAAACCTTTCAATGAACAATCTTGTAGGGCAAATACCGCGATCTAACCAGTTCTCCACATTTGAGAATGATTCATATATTGGAAACTTGGGATTGTGTGGACTTCCGTTGACAAGAAAATGCAAAGAGGATGATGGACCAACGGTAAACCCCGCAGGTAAGAAAGGCAACAACCTATCCTTTTTGGAAGAAGTTGGCATATCAATGGCCTTTGGTTTTATTTTCGGTTTCTGGGGAGTTATTGGTTCTTTCGTACTAAAGAAATCATGGAGATTTGCATTCTTCAACTTCTTTGATGCTGTTGGAGATTGGCTCTATGTTAGGAGTCTTGTGCTTGTATCTAAATGGAGACGGACCTAA
- the LOC125190004 gene encoding receptor-like protein Cf-9 homolog, with translation MPFQKVPSEISTLTRLASLDITNYNQENFILELPNLEMLVHNLTELRELYLDYVNITSFHERKKWSHVVSSYLPNLTALSLRHCSISGPLARLFWKLHSLSILRLDGANLSIVAVADLFSNFPSLTTLTLSECSLKGSIPSTFANLTELIHHIT, from the exons ATGCCATTCCAAAAG GTTCCTTCTGAAATTTCGACCTTAACGAGATTGGCTAGTCTCGATATCACCAACTACAATcaagaaaattttattcttgAGCTCCCGAATTTGGAGATGCTTGTCCACAATCTAACAGAGCTTAGAGAGCTCTATCTTGATTATGTCAATATTACTTCCTTTCatgaaaggaaaaaatggaGCCACGTTGTTTCATCATATTTACCCAACCTCACCGCTTTGAGCTTGCGCCATTGTTCTATTTCTGGCCCTTTAGCAAGGTTGTTTTGGAAACTCCATTCCCTCTCGATTCTTCGACTGGATGGTGCGAATCTTTCAATAGTAGCGGTGGCTGACTTGTTCTCTAATTTTCCAAGTCTGACCACCTTGACTCTTAGTGAGTGCAGTTTAAAGGGTTCAATACCATCCACCTTTGCTAACCTAACTGAGCTGATTCAT CATATCACCTAA